Below is a genomic region from Gemmatimonadota bacterium.
TCAATCCCCGCTGCCATACCCGACACACCCCCACCGATAATCACCAGATCGCGCACCCCGTCCCTCTGCGTCCGACCCTCAAATCCCGAATCACCCACAATCGTCTGCACTGCCCGCGCCCCCGTATCCGACGAAAACTTCAACAGCGGAATCCCCGTCAAATCCCCCACAATGTACAGCCCCGGCACCGCCGTTGACCCATCCTCATTCATCTCGGGCAACTTCTCCACCGTGCCCGAGGGCCACCGCGTGTGCAACCAGTGCATATACCGCTTCAAAAATCCAAACATCTTCCCTTCTCCCATCAAAAAATCGCACGCACAGGATAGTTACGCCATCTCATATCGTCAATTCCAAAATTTCACCCATAAACATCGTCAATCAACGCGCGGATATACCCAATCGCATACGCCTTGCCGTGCAATTGCGTGTACGCGGAATGGGCAAAACCCGGCGTATGATCCATCATATACGGCCCATTGAACCCATTATCGCGATAAACCGCCATCGCGCGTTTCATATCGATATCGCCCTCATCCATAAAAACTTCCACAAACCGCGGCAACTGACCCTTCACATTGCGGAAATGCACCCACACAATCTTATTATTCGAAGCCATCTCGGCAATCGCATCGTAAACACCCTCACCGAGCAACTCCGTCATACACCCCTGGCAAAATAACATCCCGTTGTGCTCACCCGGCGCAATCTCAAAAAGCGTGCGCCTGAACTGCTCCAGCGAAGAACAAATCTGTGCAATACCGCCCAGAGGCTCTGGAATCGGCGGATCATCCGGATGCAGCGCCATACGCACCCCCGCCTTCTCTGCAACGGGAATCACCGCCTGCAAAAACGCCTCCATATTTGCCCACATCGTCTCTTCTGAAACAGGCGGATCGTGTTGCTCTGGTCGGTTCTCACTAAAATACGCATAGTCAAACGTACTATATCTCACCCCGCCGCGACCCGTATCCGAAGGCGTCCGAAAATTCCCCATCGGCTTGAAATTCCAGCCCAAACACGGAATTCCCGCCCTCCCCAGCGACTCCAGCATCTGGCACCAGAATCCGATCTTCTCATCTCGATCCTCCATTGCCAGCGCAATCTCCTCCCAACACGGCATAAAAATATTATTCAACTTCATACCATGAGACGCCACCAGCTCCCGCGCCTTCTCAAACGCCTCCGTACAATCCTCCCCCGCGCGAAGCCGCTGCGCCAGCGCCGTATTCGCCACACCCGTGCTACTGCGCTTCGCTGATTTTGCAGGCGGGCGACCACCCCGCAACTCGAGATGAATCGAATCCACACTAATCGCCCTGTAAAAACTCAAAATATCGTCATCCAAATTATCGTAATGAACCTGATCTTGAATATACATCTCTCATCGCCTCCTGTATAGCGGTCAGATCGCCCTGTACCCAATAAACTGCCAAGCAGTTGTAACCGTTCCTTAATTTTTAACTCTCAACCTCGGCATCGGACACCCGCCGTTGACCGCCTTGTCGTTCTTCCGCATCGACAATCTCGGGAACATACCCTTCAACATCTCGAATATAGCCGAGCAACCGCGCTTTCATTCGGTCTGCAACCGGACGGTGGCTTTCATAGCCAATCAAATTGCGCAACTCGTACGGATCTGCCTCCAGATCGTAGAGATACGCCTCGTCATAACTCCTCGCACCCTCTGCACCGGGCGGCACCTCATCGCTTTGGACCGCGTACTTCCATCGCTTTGTGCGAACAGCGCGACCAATACCACTCTCTGAAATCTGCACAAACACATCATCCGGCCATGGATCTGCGAGCGAGCGCCCACCACCGCCCAAAATGGGAAGCACGGAACGCCCCGACATCTGATCGGGAATCTCCAATCCGGCGCCATCCAACAGCGAAGGCGGCAAATCCACCAGACTCACCAACTCGCCCAACGTGCCACCCCCTGTAAACGGACCACCCGTCAACACCGTTGGAACGCGGATAGAACTCTCGTGACACGAACGCTTGTATTCCTTATTGCGGGTGCGGAAATGGCAGGCGTGATCAGACGTAAACAACACAATCGTATCCTCTAACAGCCCCAAACTCTTCAGCGCATCGAGCAACCGCCCATAAGCCTCATCCAAACGCTTGATCATCCCCCAGTATCCACCCAAATGCTGCTGTGTACTCCCCCCCCCGGGAACCGTGCCGGGATACTCACCTTCTGCTGAAGGATGCGTGGGCAAAGCCGCCAGATCGGGCGGCGTCCAGTACCCGGCATACATCTCTCGATACCCATCCGGCGGCGGATAATCGTCCAGATGATTCTGATGATGGGGTTCCAAAAACGAAATAAACAGATAAAAGGGATCGCTCTGATGTTCATCCACGTACCGAATCGCCGCATCGGTCAGCGCATCCACCCGATAACCGGGCAGCTTCACCTCCTGATTGTCATGATCGTAAACAACGCAATCATACGTATCAGATGTCCCCTCCAGCGCATTTGCCGCGAGCCAGTACTGGTACCCGCCACGCGCTTTTACGGGCACAGAACCGCGCCCACTCGTCGCCAGATGCCACTTCCCAATATATCCCGTGTGATAACCCGCATCATTAAAACACTGTGCGAGCGTCTTGTGATCCGGATTCAGCGCAACCCCATTGCGATACACACCTGTCTCACTCGCGTACATCCCCGTCTGCAAACACGCACGCGCCGGACCGCACACAGGCTGACATGTAAAACTATTGTACACATGTGTCCCGTGCTGTGCCGCGCGATCCAGATTCGGCGTAATACCGAGGGGATTGCCATGCGCTGCCATACAATCCCAGCGCTGTTGATCCGTAAAAAAGACAATAACATTCGGTCTGTCAGCCATAGAATTCTCCTTTTATTTATGCACCAGGTGTAATTTTGGGATTATCCACACGCGTACAGCGAATACACTCCCGCATCAAGCGCGTCAAAAGATCCGCCTTCACATCCCGCGCCTCTGAATGATCCCACAAATTTACTTTCTCGCGTGGATCATTTTCCAGATCCACCAGCACATTATGCCCAATACCCGAAGCATCCACCACAATTTTATAACGCTCCGTAATCAGCGTCCGCATGGACCCCATCTCCACCAAAGCCGCGCGGTCAGACATATCCGCACCATCATTTATAAAAGCGCCCAACGAACGCCCCGGCAACTCAAAACCCTCAACAGCCCAATCCTCCCGTCGAAATCGCATAGCACTTTGATCTACCCCCGCATAATCCAGCACAGTAGGCACAAAATCTAAATTACTCACCACATCCTCGCAAACACCCGCCCGCCCCCCGGGCACCCTCCAGATATACGGCACGCGCAGCAACTCCTCCCACTGATAGGGCGTCTTATGCCATAAATGGTGTGACCCCAGGTACTCGCCGTGATCTGCGATAAAAGCAACAACCGTATGATCGTACAAACCCTTCGCCTGCAAAAAATCAATCGCGCGACCCACATTATCATCAAT
It encodes:
- a CDS encoding mannonate dehydratase; the protein is MYIQDQVHYDNLDDDILSFYRAISVDSIHLELRGGRPPAKSAKRSSTGVANTALAQRLRAGEDCTEAFEKARELVASHGMKLNNIFMPCWEEIALAMEDRDEKIGFWCQMLESLGRAGIPCLGWNFKPMGNFRTPSDTGRGGVRYSTFDYAYFSENRPEQHDPPVSEETMWANMEAFLQAVIPVAEKAGVRMALHPDDPPIPEPLGGIAQICSSLEQFRRTLFEIAPGEHNGMLFCQGCMTELLGEGVYDAIAEMASNNKIVWVHFRNVKGQLPRFVEVFMDEGDIDMKRAMAVYRDNGFNGPYMMDHTPGFAHSAYTQLHGKAYAIGYIRALIDDVYG
- a CDS encoding sulfatase-like hydrolase/transferase, which codes for MADRPNVIVFFTDQQRWDCMAAHGNPLGITPNLDRAAQHGTHVYNSFTCQPVCGPARACLQTGMYASETGVYRNGVALNPDHKTLAQCFNDAGYHTGYIGKWHLATSGRGSVPVKARGGYQYWLAANALEGTSDTYDCVVYDHDNQEVKLPGYRVDALTDAAIRYVDEHQSDPFYLFISFLEPHHQNHLDDYPPPDGYREMYAGYWTPPDLAALPTHPSAEGEYPGTVPGGGSTQQHLGGYWGMIKRLDEAYGRLLDALKSLGLLEDTIVLFTSDHACHFRTRNKEYKRSCHESSIRVPTVLTGGPFTGGGTLGELVSLVDLPPSLLDGAGLEIPDQMSGRSVLPILGGGGRSLADPWPDDVFVQISESGIGRAVRTKRWKYAVQSDEVPPGAEGARSYDEAYLYDLEADPYELRNLIGYESHRPVADRMKARLLGYIRDVEGYVPEIVDAEERQGGQRRVSDAEVES